In a single window of the Blastopirellula retiformator genome:
- a CDS encoding cytochrome c peroxidase, translating into MVRQSLTGLLLLLLAANVASSQTLSDYRSPVDVALSPTADWLLAANQTAGTVSLVDLQSGQAIDEIAVGPRPSYVQLCPDGKSALVSVTDAGQLVKVAIARGKLSQVAAIDVGFDPHGVAIMQDGTRAFVALPSGHAVAVVDLVQNRLIELSYPGKSPRYLALTPDDSRLAVGLSGDGSVAVMETVGNSPLYTTRIKGLNVGHMKTSADGKQVYFPWLHYGENIPSPNNIRRGWVLGNRLGRVDLTADKLDEVLSLDTEGNAVADAFGLDVTPDQSHVVISASGTHELLLLRLSDLKMYDVGSTEHIDQELLDDPARFARIPVGGRPMGLQIAPDGKRAYVANYLLDAVQEIDLASRRVTRTISLGEPVEVSLARQGEALFYDGDKSFDRWYSCHSCHYDGGSNAEIFDTRNDRTVGTYKTAPVLWNVSQTFPWTWHGWQENLRSAMQTSFRETMQGKKLQEEEVDALIAYFDQLQPPANPFARDAASSAASATAVARGKAVFHSAKAACADCHAGEHLTDGQMHDVGTNSKRDYYDGYNTPSLLGVYSKTRLLHHGRASSLEELLTEYHAPEEIAGEELSDQEMRDLVAYLKTL; encoded by the coding sequence ATGGTTCGACAATCTCTTACCGGCTTGTTGCTGCTACTGCTGGCGGCCAATGTTGCTAGCAGTCAAACCTTGTCCGACTATCGTTCGCCGGTCGACGTCGCCCTGTCGCCAACGGCAGACTGGCTGCTCGCCGCCAATCAGACTGCCGGGACGGTTTCGCTGGTTGATCTGCAAAGCGGGCAAGCGATCGATGAGATCGCCGTTGGCCCCCGGCCCAGCTATGTGCAGCTTTGCCCAGACGGCAAGTCGGCGCTAGTCAGCGTTACCGACGCTGGCCAACTGGTCAAAGTCGCCATTGCCCGCGGCAAGCTCTCGCAGGTCGCCGCGATCGACGTCGGGTTCGATCCCCATGGCGTCGCGATCATGCAGGATGGCACGCGGGCCTTTGTCGCGCTTCCCAGCGGTCACGCAGTGGCGGTGGTCGATCTAGTGCAGAACCGTCTGATCGAGCTCTCCTATCCCGGCAAGTCGCCCCGCTACCTGGCGCTGACGCCCGATGATTCGCGGCTGGCGGTTGGCCTGTCAGGCGACGGCAGCGTGGCGGTGATGGAAACGGTCGGCAATTCGCCCCTCTACACGACGCGCATCAAAGGGCTGAACGTCGGCCATATGAAGACCTCGGCCGATGGCAAGCAGGTCTATTTCCCCTGGCTCCACTACGGCGAGAACATCCCGTCCCCCAACAACATTCGCCGCGGCTGGGTGCTGGGCAATCGACTGGGGCGGGTTGATCTGACTGCAGACAAGCTGGACGAGGTCCTTTCGCTCGATACCGAAGGAAACGCCGTCGCCGATGCGTTCGGTCTCGACGTCACGCCCGACCAGTCGCATGTCGTCATCTCGGCCAGCGGCACGCACGAACTGCTGCTGCTTCGCCTGAGCGACCTGAAGATGTACGACGTTGGCTCGACCGAACATATCGACCAAGAGCTGCTCGACGATCCGGCCCGCTTCGCGCGGATCCCGGTTGGCGGACGACCGATGGGCCTACAGATTGCGCCGGACGGCAAGCGGGCGTACGTCGCGAACTACTTGCTGGACGCCGTGCAGGAAATTGATCTGGCAAGCCGTCGCGTGACGCGGACGATCTCGCTGGGCGAGCCGGTCGAAGTTTCCCTCGCCCGGCAAGGAGAAGCCCTCTTTTACGACGGCGACAAGAGCTTCGATCGCTGGTACAGCTGCCACAGTTGCCACTACGACGGCGGCAGCAACGCCGAGATCTTTGACACCCGCAACGATCGCACCGTCGGCACCTACAAGACGGCGCCAGTGCTCTGGAACGTCAGCCAGACGTTCCCCTGGACCTGGCATGGCTGGCAAGAGAACCTGCGCAGCGCCATGCAGACCTCTTTCCGCGAAACGATGCAAGGGAAGAAGCTGCAGGAAGAGGAAGTCGACGCGCTGATCGCTTACTTCGATCAGCTGCAGCCCCCGGCGAATCCGTTTGCCCGCGATGCGGCCAGCTCCGCTGCCAGCGCAACCGCCGTCGCCCGGGGCAAAGCGGTCTTTCATAGCGCCAAAGCGGCCTGCGCCGATTGCCACGCGGGCGAGCATCTGACCGACGGGCAAATGCATGACGTCGGCACCAACTCGAAGCGCGATTACTATGACGGCTACAACACGCCGTCGCTGCTGGGCGTTTACTCGAAGACGCGACTGCTGCATCATGGCCGGGCCAGTTCGCTGGAAGAACTGCTGACCGAGTATCACGCCCCCGAGGAGATCGCCGGCGAAGAGCTGAGCGACCAGGAAATGCGCGATCTAGTCGCGTACCTGAAGACCCTCTAG
- a CDS encoding toxin-antitoxin system YwqK family antitoxin: protein MDSWSQETGAEGNVSSAASAKLAADATKATMDDPHERSNAKECIMRRTMNATAWALLGCVALCSPAQAATGDVELIQERYPNASIKIEREVTQDDEGNYVNHGYWKHLDENGTMLAEGQYVSNQRDGVWSRWYRGNESNLFRSAPFNQFKPPFVSTASFKAGELHGVWGIHDANQRIIMEVSFVEGDRHGPANFYNVDGAKLQEANYVNGLLDGEVLEYPRGAKQPSRSMFIKGRELAPKVDQEKNGRKKSEGVYLYAPLVAKTRDSWWDAKLAEYAPQGEDERHGKWITYYPNGQIQVEGEYEFDVPVGKFIWWYSNGQKAIQGSYVAGKEDGRWLWWHENGLKKTDGRYKNGVQVGHWMSWMPNGRVASSQDYPAVVEEGLSDIDEPPMIVITDEEGEPIEEEKSDVVTKEPKQVELEAKELDEPLMLHPQEASLPILNPLPRR from the coding sequence GTGGATAGCTGGAGTCAAGAGACGGGCGCCGAGGGGAACGTCTCGTCCGCCGCGTCGGCCAAGTTAGCTGCTGACGCCACCAAAGCGACGATGGATGACCCTCACGAACGATCCAATGCAAAGGAGTGCATCATGCGACGAACCATGAACGCGACTGCGTGGGCCCTGTTGGGCTGCGTCGCGCTTTGCTCGCCGGCGCAAGCCGCGACGGGCGACGTCGAACTCATCCAAGAGCGCTACCCCAACGCCTCGATCAAGATCGAACGTGAAGTGACGCAGGATGACGAAGGCAACTACGTTAATCACGGCTACTGGAAGCATCTTGACGAAAACGGCACGATGCTGGCCGAAGGCCAATACGTCAGCAACCAGCGCGACGGCGTCTGGTCGCGGTGGTATCGCGGCAACGAGTCGAACCTGTTTCGCTCGGCGCCGTTCAACCAGTTCAAGCCGCCGTTCGTTTCGACCGCCAGCTTCAAAGCAGGCGAACTGCACGGCGTGTGGGGCATCCACGACGCCAACCAGCGGATCATCATGGAAGTGAGCTTCGTCGAGGGCGATCGCCACGGCCCGGCCAACTTCTACAATGTCGACGGCGCCAAGCTGCAGGAAGCGAACTACGTCAACGGTTTGCTCGACGGCGAAGTGCTCGAGTACCCGCGCGGCGCCAAACAGCCGAGCCGCTCGATGTTCATCAAAGGACGTGAGCTGGCCCCCAAAGTCGATCAAGAAAAGAACGGCCGCAAGAAGAGCGAAGGGGTTTACCTGTACGCTCCGCTGGTCGCCAAAACCCGCGACAGCTGGTGGGACGCCAAACTGGCCGAGTACGCTCCGCAAGGAGAAGACGAACGTCACGGCAAGTGGATCACCTACTATCCCAACGGCCAGATTCAGGTCGAAGGGGAATACGAATTTGACGTGCCGGTCGGCAAGTTCATCTGGTGGTACTCCAACGGCCAGAAGGCGATCCAAGGCTCGTACGTCGCCGGCAAAGAAGATGGTCGCTGGCTCTGGTGGCACGAAAACGGCCTGAAGAAGACCGACGGCAGGTACAAAAACGGCGTGCAGGTTGGCCATTGGATGAGCTGGATGCCGAACGGCCGCGTCGCCAGTTCGCAAGACTACCCAGCCGTGGTCGAAGAAGGCCTCTCCGACATCGACGAACCCCCGATGATCGTCATCACCGACGAAGAAGGGGAGCCGATTGAAGAAGAGAAGTCGGACGTCGTGACCAAAGAGCCGAAGCAAGTTGAACTCGAAGCGAAGGAATTGGACGAACCGCTGATGCTTCATCCGCAAGAAGCTTCGCTGCCGATCTTGAATCCGCTGCCCCGACGTTAG
- a CDS encoding sulfatase family protein produces the protein MKHAPPAVALLAALLLCGVAAAADKPNILFIMSDDHAYNALSCYGSKINKTPNLDRIAKEGMRFENCMVTNSICGPCRAVILTGKFSHKNGFIDNHSRFNGKQLTYPKLLQKAGYQTAVVGKWHLVSDPTGFDYWEVLQGQGPYYNPKMLSKDGPHKYTGYTTDIITDLALNWLKESRDPNKPFLLVYQHKAPHRNWQPGPKYLDMYDGETIPEPGTLFDDYENRASPAADQEMTIANHMNASDLKLTPPGGLTKEQLAKWNAAYEPKNKAFKEADLKGEDLVRWKYQRYIKDYLRCVASVDDNVGRVLDYLDESGLAENTIVVYTSDQSFYLGEHGWYDKRWMYEESFRTPLMIRWPEKIKAGTTNDALVMNLDFAETFLAAAGVAIPDEMQGRSFLPMLEGKEIPDWRKTVYYHYYEYPRPHRVAPHYGVRSDRYKLIHFYKTDEWELFDLEKDPNELKSVYDDSEYSQIKNELKGELKRLRDKYEDDGAVVQFDKEGNVKAG, from the coding sequence ATGAAGCATGCCCCCCCTGCCGTCGCCCTGCTGGCCGCCTTGTTGTTGTGCGGCGTCGCCGCCGCCGCCGACAAGCCGAACATCCTGTTCATCATGTCGGACGACCACGCTTACAACGCGCTGAGTTGTTACGGCAGCAAGATCAACAAGACGCCGAATCTCGATCGGATCGCCAAAGAAGGAATGCGGTTTGAAAACTGCATGGTCACCAACTCGATCTGCGGTCCGTGCCGCGCGGTGATCCTGACCGGCAAGTTCAGCCACAAGAATGGCTTCATCGACAACCATAGCCGCTTCAATGGCAAACAGCTGACCTATCCCAAGCTGCTGCAAAAGGCAGGCTACCAAACCGCCGTCGTCGGCAAGTGGCACCTGGTCAGCGATCCGACCGGCTTTGATTATTGGGAAGTGCTGCAAGGGCAGGGGCCTTACTACAACCCCAAGATGCTGTCGAAAGATGGGCCGCACAAATACACCGGCTACACGACCGACATCATCACCGACCTGGCCCTGAACTGGCTGAAAGAGTCGCGCGACCCCAACAAGCCGTTCCTGCTGGTCTATCAACACAAGGCGCCCCATCGCAACTGGCAGCCGGGGCCGAAGTACCTGGACATGTACGACGGCGAAACGATTCCGGAGCCGGGCACGCTGTTCGACGACTACGAAAACCGGGCTTCGCCGGCCGCTGATCAGGAAATGACGATCGCCAACCACATGAACGCCAGCGACCTGAAGCTGACCCCGCCTGGCGGTTTGACCAAAGAGCAACTGGCCAAGTGGAACGCCGCCTACGAGCCGAAAAACAAAGCTTTTAAAGAGGCCGATCTGAAAGGCGAAGACCTGGTTCGCTGGAAGTACCAGCGGTACATCAAAGACTATCTCCGCTGCGTCGCTTCGGTCGATGACAACGTCGGTCGCGTCCTCGACTACCTTGATGAGTCAGGCCTGGCCGAGAACACGATCGTCGTCTACACGTCGGACCAAAGCTTCTACCTGGGCGAGCATGGCTGGTACGACAAGCGGTGGATGTACGAAGAATCGTTCCGCACGCCGCTGATGATTCGCTGGCCCGAGAAGATTAAAGCCGGCACGACCAACGACGCCCTGGTGATGAACTTGGACTTCGCCGAGACCTTCCTCGCCGCGGCCGGCGTGGCGATCCCCGACGAAATGCAAGGGCGCAGCTTTTTGCCGATGCTGGAAGGGAAGGAGATTCCCGACTGGCGGAAGACGGTCTACTACCACTACTACGAGTACCCGCGACCGCATCGCGTGGCGCCCCACTACGGCGTTCGCAGCGATCGGTACAAGTTGATTCACTTCTACAAGACCGACGAGTGGGAGTTGTTCGACCTGGAGAAAGATCCAAACGAATTGAAGAGCGTGTACGACGACTCGGAGTATTCGCAAATCAAGAACGAGCTAAAAGGCGAACTGAAGCGACTACGCGACAAGTACGAAGACGACGGCGCCGTCGTGCAGTTTGATAAAGAGGGGAATGTGAAGGCCGGGTAG
- a CDS encoding c-type cytochrome: MPTYRPLAAGLLVLCLTSLATAQFEDEFASGLIADYVSADGSKCRRIDSQIAFRYGQAPPDSRLTGDKFTVRWDGLLLSKTPGPYTLHVYAQGKVRIQIEGEVVLDAEAKTPGWLTAKPIDLKFDWHPFTVDFEKTAAGQIAIYWTGPDFGLEPITPEWYFHEIDDTFDQPFDVGRDLVRAHRCAACHEGDRQTELPAPALDRVAGNLSQPWIVDRLTSAPEADDKSTRKMPHYNLHQEDAEAIAAYLIAESATVGEKGEPVKKASAGIGKRMFRSLGCLACHQVDKLGAAGPFSGGDLSDIAAKRPPHFFAKWLEDPAALNADHRMPVYQLDGATRNHLAAYLSTLTKSGKLASTPQAKQNEQQVKRGRELVQANRCDACHRLPGDLKSSEQKPLSPLTGGSLWRDACLVKPEVEKHPGYAFSAEEQAAIKTYLQQKAPARKVAAHDIPGAQIVRERNCLACHPRGIGKGLAPTAAQAAAGDSALAAVLPTLLPPSLNSVGDKLHDQALVDVILRKDPVHRPWLKVQMPRFRLSEEELTAVKDYLVEQDRIPEHPLVGRPSDLEPAALAVAGRRLVGGDGFNCTSCHQVGDWIPSDAPLNAKGPTLSMLGDRIRRDWFDRWVRKPARIVPQMEMPSVTVPVSGVLHDEIDDQLAAVWLALNTPGFQPPKPNPVRVARRSGIAADNQSALVLTDVLRDVDQNKQFIKPLLVGLPNRHNLQFDLETGRLAHWTLGDAAYQRSEGKIWFWELAGAGLLSLQDDAPELSLVGPDGKTLAPQKTGQFVTRFDQWRRSSDGGVTVEYRLQFGKDDPHLLTMRQTITPVWDAQGQHGFVRSFQAKGLPAGYQLALRLVDSQQAAAAEIKDDTLTLPGKRMSISVGGDAKLLPSGIVQITPPQSEANFTATYLSGLPADRYLPRPEVDPTVATESELPITPGWSADRLPLTVELMPTAIAFSPNGDMLVASLKGRVWLVRDADGDGKRETLIPLDVELAAPFGLAAYDGYFDVTTKYALLRVYYDDAGGVSRVETLADGWGHTADYHDWTLGLPRDADGNYYIATACQQDGRSLIAAKWRGVVMKLTPREPTADDPRHFAIEQLTAGHRFPIGIARNQAGELFVTDNQGNYNPFNELNHIVPGKRYGFLNRVERKPGFNPEETPPAIAIPHPWTRSVNGICFLETPAALQEKLGGSAFGPFEGDLIGCEYDTRRLVRMSLDHVDGHIQGAIYPFTFDPGDEVKNALLGPIACAVSPSGELVIGNMRDGGWGGGANVGSLVTMRLLDQPPPSGVDEVRAVSDGFLVRFTQPIDAAKAAAKSNYTLHSYRRESTPAYGGDDIDSRPEIIDAIQVSADRKQVRLRLPELRAGFVYQLHIDPTVAGAGKKLFPAEAHYTLGVIPKE; encoded by the coding sequence ATGCCCACCTATCGCCCTCTCGCCGCCGGTCTGCTGGTACTTTGCTTGACGTCGCTCGCCACGGCTCAATTCGAAGACGAGTTCGCTTCGGGCCTGATCGCCGACTATGTTTCGGCCGACGGATCGAAGTGCCGCCGCATCGATTCGCAGATCGCGTTTCGCTATGGTCAGGCCCCGCCGGACTCGCGGCTGACCGGCGACAAGTTCACCGTCCGCTGGGATGGCTTGCTGTTGTCGAAGACCCCTGGCCCTTACACGCTGCATGTTTACGCCCAAGGAAAGGTCCGCATCCAGATCGAAGGCGAGGTGGTGCTCGACGCCGAGGCGAAGACCCCCGGCTGGCTGACCGCCAAGCCGATCGACCTGAAGTTCGACTGGCATCCCTTCACGGTTGATTTTGAAAAGACCGCCGCCGGGCAGATTGCGATCTACTGGACCGGGCCCGACTTCGGCCTGGAGCCAATCACGCCCGAGTGGTACTTCCACGAGATCGACGACACCTTCGACCAGCCGTTCGACGTCGGCCGCGATCTGGTCCGCGCCCATCGCTGCGCCGCCTGCCACGAGGGCGATCGCCAGACCGAGCTGCCGGCGCCTGCCTTGGATCGCGTCGCCGGCAACCTGTCGCAGCCTTGGATCGTCGATCGATTGACGTCGGCGCCAGAGGCGGACGACAAGTCGACCCGCAAGATGCCGCACTACAATCTCCATCAGGAAGACGCCGAGGCGATCGCCGCCTATCTGATCGCCGAGTCGGCGACAGTGGGCGAAAAAGGGGAGCCCGTGAAGAAGGCCAGCGCCGGAATCGGCAAGCGGATGTTTCGCTCGCTGGGCTGCCTGGCCTGTCATCAAGTTGACAAGCTCGGCGCCGCTGGGCCCTTCAGCGGCGGCGACCTCAGCGACATCGCGGCGAAGCGTCCCCCGCATTTCTTCGCCAAATGGCTGGAAGACCCCGCCGCGCTGAACGCCGATCATCGGATGCCGGTCTATCAGCTCGACGGCGCGACCCGCAATCACTTGGCGGCCTACCTGTCGACGCTGACTAAGTCGGGGAAGCTTGCCTCGACGCCGCAAGCCAAGCAGAATGAGCAGCAAGTGAAGCGGGGCCGCGAGCTGGTCCAGGCCAATCGCTGCGACGCTTGTCACCGCTTGCCAGGCGACTTGAAAAGCAGCGAGCAAAAGCCGCTCTCTCCGCTGACCGGCGGCAGTTTGTGGCGCGACGCCTGCCTGGTGAAACCGGAAGTCGAGAAGCATCCTGGCTACGCTTTCTCGGCCGAAGAGCAGGCGGCGATCAAGACCTATCTGCAGCAAAAGGCGCCGGCGCGCAAGGTCGCTGCGCACGACATCCCTGGCGCCCAGATCGTCCGCGAGCGGAACTGCCTGGCGTGTCATCCTCGCGGCATCGGCAAAGGCCTGGCCCCGACAGCGGCCCAAGCGGCGGCCGGCGACTCGGCCCTTGCCGCGGTGCTGCCGACGCTGCTGCCCCCTTCGCTCAACAGCGTCGGCGACAAACTGCATGACCAGGCCCTGGTCGACGTCATTCTTCGCAAAGACCCGGTTCATCGCCCTTGGCTGAAAGTGCAGATGCCCCGGTTCCGGCTTAGCGAAGAAGAGCTGACCGCGGTGAAGGATTACTTGGTCGAGCAAGATCGCATTCCCGAGCATCCCCTGGTCGGCCGTCCGTCGGACCTGGAGCCGGCCGCACTGGCCGTTGCTGGCCGGCGCCTGGTCGGCGGCGATGGCTTCAACTGCACCAGCTGTCATCAGGTAGGCGATTGGATCCCGTCCGACGCGCCGCTCAATGCGAAGGGGCCGACCCTCTCGATGTTGGGCGATCGGATCCGCCGCGATTGGTTTGACCGCTGGGTGCGCAAGCCGGCGCGGATTGTGCCGCAGATGGAAATGCCCAGCGTCACCGTGCCGGTCAGCGGCGTGTTGCATGACGAGATCGACGATCAGCTGGCGGCCGTCTGGCTGGCGCTGAACACGCCTGGCTTTCAGCCGCCGAAGCCGAACCCGGTGCGCGTCGCCCGTCGCAGCGGGATCGCCGCCGACAATCAATCGGCCTTGGTCCTGACCGACGTCCTCCGCGATGTCGATCAGAACAAACAGTTCATCAAGCCGCTGCTGGTCGGTCTGCCGAACCGCCACAACCTGCAGTTCGATCTGGAGACCGGTCGCCTGGCGCATTGGACGCTGGGGGACGCCGCCTATCAGCGCAGTGAAGGGAAGATCTGGTTCTGGGAACTGGCTGGCGCGGGGCTGTTGTCGCTGCAGGACGACGCCCCAGAGCTGTCGCTGGTTGGACCCGATGGCAAGACCTTGGCGCCGCAGAAGACGGGGCAGTTTGTCACCAGGTTCGACCAATGGCGGCGCAGCAGCGATGGCGGCGTCACCGTTGAGTATCGCTTGCAGTTCGGCAAAGACGATCCGCACCTGTTGACGATGCGGCAAACGATCACGCCGGTTTGGGACGCCCAGGGCCAGCATGGCTTTGTCCGCAGCTTTCAGGCGAAAGGTTTGCCCGCCGGTTATCAGCTGGCGCTGCGGCTGGTCGACTCGCAGCAAGCGGCGGCCGCCGAAATCAAAGACGATACCTTGACCCTGCCGGGCAAGCGGATGTCGATCTCGGTCGGCGGAGACGCCAAGCTGCTTCCTTCCGGCATCGTGCAGATCACGCCGCCGCAGAGCGAAGCGAACTTCACGGCCACTTATCTCTCCGGCTTACCGGCCGATCGCTATCTGCCCCGGCCCGAAGTCGATCCGACCGTCGCCACCGAGTCGGAGCTGCCGATCACGCCTGGTTGGTCGGCCGACCGTTTGCCGCTGACCGTCGAACTGATGCCGACCGCAATCGCCTTCAGTCCCAACGGCGATATGCTGGTCGCCTCGCTGAAAGGTCGCGTCTGGCTGGTTCGCGACGCCGATGGCGACGGCAAGCGAGAGACGCTGATTCCGCTGGATGTCGAACTGGCGGCGCCCTTTGGCCTGGCCGCGTATGACGGTTATTTCGACGTCACCACGAAGTACGCGCTGCTGCGGGTCTACTACGACGACGCTGGCGGCGTCAGTCGCGTCGAGACCCTGGCCGACGGCTGGGGGCACACCGCCGACTATCACGACTGGACGCTCGGCCTGCCGCGCGACGCGGACGGCAACTACTACATTGCGACCGCCTGTCAGCAAGATGGCCGCTCGCTGATTGCCGCCAAGTGGCGCGGCGTCGTGATGAAGCTGACCCCGCGCGAGCCGACCGCCGACGATCCGCGCCATTTCGCCATCGAGCAACTCACCGCCGGGCACCGCTTCCCGATCGGCATTGCCCGCAACCAAGCCGGCGAGCTGTTCGTCACCGACAACCAAGGGAACTACAATCCGTTCAACGAACTGAATCACATTGTGCCGGGCAAGCGATACGGCTTTTTGAATCGTGTTGAACGGAAGCCTGGCTTCAACCCCGAAGAGACGCCGCCGGCGATTGCGATTCCGCATCCGTGGACTCGCAGCGTCAACGGCATTTGCTTTCTGGAAACGCCCGCCGCGCTGCAAGAGAAGCTCGGCGGCTCCGCCTTTGGGCCGTTCGAGGGAGACCTGATCGGCTGCGAGTACGACACGCGGCGGCTTGTGCGGATGAGTCTGGATCATGTTGACGGTCATATCCAAGGCGCCATCTATCCCTTCACCTTCGACCCCGGCGACGAGGTGAAGAACGCCCTGCTGGGGCCGATTGCCTGTGCGGTCTCGCCCAGCGGCGAACTGGTGATCGGCAACATGCGCGACGGCGGCTGGGGAGGAGGCGCTAACGTCGGTTCGCTGGTGACGATGCGACTGCTCGATCAACCGCCGCCAAGCGGCGTCGATGAGGTCCGCGCAGTGAGCGACGGCTTTCTCGTTCGTTTCACCCAACCGATCGACGCCGCCAAGGCCGCCGCGAAGAGCAACTACACGCTCCACTCGTACCGCCGCGAGTCGACCCCAGCCTACGGCGGCGACGACATCGACTCGCGTCCCGAGATCATCGACGCGATCCAGGTCAGCGCCGACCGAAAGCAAGTCCGGCTACGGCTGCCCGAATTGCGTGCCGGCTTCGTCTACCAGCTGCACATCGATCCCACGGTTGCCGGCGCCGGGAAAAAGCTCTTCCCGGCCGAAGCGCATTACACGCTTGGCGTCATTCCGAAAGAGTAA
- a CDS encoding AAA family ATPase has product MQQPSFENQSCVEAAPSRTSQPETAPSDSPLTSVTTAQMFARRRPPAWLLPGMLRQHQAAVLLGPSRCLKSSIAIDLAGALATGGTFLGQFAAERAFRVGFVAGEATRDVAVDLTVRWASANGTELESLERLTWSFDLASLDGPANLRRLSDWIERHKLEVVLIDAADLLAPTRRGAAAQLRDLVRCIQNAGATPIFCCPLRKEPKPRPLGTADLAGDPCDAIARQWILVNRREAFVPGSGAHRLWLTYGGSGAVGDQLGVDIDEGAAGDAWQVTPRDLASIRAEEADQIAADQAEHLRWKLRAVLKRVDPLLATKLKIRELSGMNGGKFAATWDRMVADGEIVPIRPRYAAAAQFGEPCYRLADGAEKKEASRVHSPLADDNDELQDRPEKNEPRSPLPSDEPGFVTLTCAELLALDEAEQKKAPPSPVPTPRQRPRQLPKKKKRRR; this is encoded by the coding sequence CTGCAGCAGCCGAGTTTTGAAAATCAGAGCTGCGTTGAAGCGGCCCCGTCTCGAACCAGCCAACCAGAGACAGCGCCGTCCGATTCTCCGCTAACAAGTGTGACGACGGCACAGATGTTCGCGCGGCGGCGGCCGCCGGCTTGGCTCTTGCCGGGGATGTTGCGGCAGCATCAAGCGGCCGTTCTCTTGGGGCCGAGTCGTTGTCTGAAAAGCTCGATCGCCATCGACCTGGCCGGCGCGCTGGCGACCGGCGGTACGTTTCTGGGGCAGTTCGCCGCCGAGCGGGCTTTTCGCGTTGGGTTTGTCGCCGGCGAGGCGACTCGCGACGTGGCGGTTGACCTGACCGTGCGGTGGGCCAGTGCGAACGGAACCGAGCTGGAGTCGCTCGAGCGTTTGACCTGGAGCTTCGACCTGGCGAGCCTGGACGGGCCGGCCAACTTGCGTCGGCTAAGCGATTGGATCGAGCGGCACAAATTAGAGGTGGTGCTGATCGACGCGGCCGATCTTCTGGCGCCGACGCGGCGGGGAGCCGCGGCCCAGCTGCGCGATCTGGTCCGCTGCATTCAAAACGCCGGGGCGACGCCGATCTTCTGTTGCCCTTTGCGCAAAGAGCCAAAGCCGCGCCCCTTGGGCACGGCCGACCTGGCCGGCGATCCATGCGATGCGATTGCCCGGCAATGGATCTTGGTCAACCGCCGCGAAGCGTTTGTGCCGGGGAGCGGCGCGCATCGGCTCTGGCTCACCTATGGCGGCAGCGGCGCCGTCGGTGATCAATTGGGGGTCGACATCGACGAAGGAGCGGCCGGCGACGCTTGGCAGGTGACCCCGCGCGACTTGGCGTCGATCCGCGCAGAAGAGGCCGATCAAATCGCCGCTGATCAGGCCGAACATCTGCGGTGGAAGTTGCGGGCCGTCCTAAAGCGGGTCGATCCGCTACTCGCCACAAAGCTGAAAATCCGCGAGCTGTCGGGCATGAACGGCGGCAAGTTCGCCGCGACGTGGGACCGCATGGTCGCCGACGGCGAGATCGTCCCAATTCGCCCGCGTTACGCGGCGGCGGCGCAGTTCGGCGAACCCTGTTATCGCCTGGCGGATGGAGCCGAAAAAAAAGAAGCGAGTCGAGTCCACTCCCCTCTGGCCGATGACAATGACGAACTCCAAGACCGGCCAGAAAAAAACGAACCGCGGAGTCCACTGCCGTCCGACGAGCCAGGCTTCGTGACGCTAACGTGCGCCGAGTTACTCGCCTTGGACGAGGCGGAGCAAAAAAAAGCGCCGCCGAGTCCAGTCCCTACGCCGCGCCAGAGACCCCGGCAGCTTCCGAAGAAAAAGAAACGGCGACGATGA